From the Chryseobacterium fluminis genome, the window GGTTTTAAGAAAATTAAGAGTGTAAAGATATAATGATTAACACAGAAAGTTTTGAGTTTGAATCCGTTTATCACATCTTTTCTCATGTGAACGGAAAAGAATTGATTTTCCGTGAAGAACTAAATTATCAGTTTTTTCTAAAGCAGTTAGATAAATATATTATCCCAATTGCAGATATTTATGCCTATTGCTTGTTGCCAAATCATTTTCATTTATTATTGAGATTTAAAAATATTGAGGTCGTAAATGCTGAAGATGAACATCATTCTTTAATGAAAAACTTGGGTAATTTTCTGAACTCTTATGCTAAAGCTTTTAATAAAAAGTATAACCGGAAAGGAGCTCTCTTTCTTAACGCAATAAAACGTAAGAAAATAACAGACGAAAAATATTTATTAAAAGTTTTGCATTATATCCATAATAATCCATTTAACCATGGACTTGTAAATAAATTTGATCAATGGAAACATTCTTCATATAATTCATATTTAAATCTTAAAAAAGATAGCAAATTGAATAGAATGGAAATCATGCAGTATTTTGATTCATTGGAAGTTTTTGTAAATTATCATCAATCTAGTATCGAGTATGATTTTTTAATTTAGAATAATTGGTAGTGAACTTAACCAACCTAACAGGTTTTTTAAATGAATAAGTTAATGTTGTTTTCGATTGAAACCTCATAGGTTTCTAAAACCTATGAGGTTTGAAAAAATGATAAATAAAGAAAGAAATATGATAAAAAAACTTCTCATTTTCTGCAGTATTCTGTTTACATTCCACTTTATGGTTTTTGCCCAGACTGAAAATGTAAAACCCTTGACTATTGGAGAAATCAGAACCATAAAGTCTAAAGTTTTAAATGAAGACAGGATATTAAACATCTATCTTCCGCAAAGTTTTGATAAAACAAAATCTTACCCCATTATCTATTTATTGGATGGAAGTATAAATGAAGATTTTATTCACGTTACCGGATTGGTCCAGTTCTTTAATCAGATGTATTCTATGCCGGAAACCATTGTGGTGGGAGTTGCCAATATTGATCGGAAAAGAGACTTTACTTTTCATACGGATCTGAAAGATTTACAGAAAGATTATCCTACAACGGGACATTCGGATCAATTTATCGGTTTCCTTGAAAAAGAGTTAAAGCCTTATATTGAAAGTCAGTTCAAAAGTACAGATACTTATATTTTTGGACAATCGTTGGGCGGATTGTTAGCAACGGAAATTTTATTAAAGAAGCCTGAGCTGTTCAATAACTATTTCATCATCAGTCCCAGTTTGTGGTGGGATGATGAAAGTCTTTTAAAACAGGCACCTCAATTACTCGCGAAAAGTAAAGATATCAGGAAATTTGTCTACGTTTCTGTCGGAAAAGGCGAACATCCGGTAATGGTGAAAGATGCAGAAAATCTTTATGATCTTCTTAAAAAATCAAATAAGAAAAACTGGACAGTAGAATATAAAATGATGGAAACAGATAATCACGCAACGATTCTCCACAGAAGTTTGTATGAAGGTTTGGTGAAACTATTTCCGTATCAGGAACCGAAAATTTAAAATGTAACAA encodes:
- a CDS encoding transposase, whose translation is MINTESFEFESVYHIFSHVNGKELIFREELNYQFFLKQLDKYIIPIADIYAYCLLPNHFHLLLRFKNIEVVNAEDEHHSLMKNLGNFLNSYAKAFNKKYNRKGALFLNAIKRKKITDEKYLLKVLHYIHNNPFNHGLVNKFDQWKHSSYNSYLNLKKDSKLNRMEIMQYFDSLEVFVNYHQSSIEYDFLI
- a CDS encoding alpha/beta hydrolase, with the protein product MINKERNMIKKLLIFCSILFTFHFMVFAQTENVKPLTIGEIRTIKSKVLNEDRILNIYLPQSFDKTKSYPIIYLLDGSINEDFIHVTGLVQFFNQMYSMPETIVVGVANIDRKRDFTFHTDLKDLQKDYPTTGHSDQFIGFLEKELKPYIESQFKSTDTYIFGQSLGGLLATEILLKKPELFNNYFIISPSLWWDDESLLKQAPQLLAKSKDIRKFVYVSVGKGEHPVMVKDAENLYDLLKKSNKKNWTVEYKMMETDNHATILHRSLYEGLVKLFPYQEPKI